AAGCATTTTTGTAAATCAAAACAAACTATTGTTTTGTTTCAAAATAGGTTATagataattttattttaatactCGTATCATTAgaaattaattttcatttattaaaaaatttaGGTGTCTACCTGCCGAGCTTAACTTAGCTCTAATGGAAAAAAAGTCGATTTAATCATTAGAGTTCAACCATTATTAACCGATTAACCCAATACTTATATGGATTTTAAGTGCATATAATGAGGTACCACTTGTATCTGATTGTTTAAACTTTGGTTCCATACGTTTCTTTGTTGTTTATAAGAAGTCAAGACAATAAATTGGGTTGTGCCGGCCAGCAGTATTTGCCTTTACAGAAACTGGCTTGACAAATGGTAGTGTAGAAGGAGGAGTATCCTGGGTGCGACTGTACTTTGTTcaaaaaatctatagatacaTACACATATCAATCAATCTCTCATCTTTGTTGATTTGAACCTTAAAGGACCCATACAATGTTTCATCTTAGATTGATCGCCCGTCGGGATGTATCCTTTACATGGGAGAAGGAAACAGAAACGAATGACTATTTTCCAACTGAAGAAGGATGAATGAATAAACAAAGAATCTGTTTAACCTCCATTAGGGAATATCCATTGAATTCTTATAAGAGACTACTCTTAGCTTTCTTCATTTGCTTGCCCGACTTTCATTTGGTTTATAAGGGATTTCCAATGTCATTCAAGTAATTCTGAATCCCTTATCTAAATAAACCAAGTCTTAAAATAATGCTCGTTTATTCACTCATCATCTTATACAATCGCTATGTACTTTGCACTATTGTGTCTTGCATTTTGTGTTAAATCTAGGTGCAGCATTCCTCGTTTCAGTATTAATATCTACTATGCCTTGTGTCCGGACCAAAGCCAAACCAAACAAGAGACGTGGGAATAGGCAGCGGTAACTGCTCGTTTCTTACTCGCTGACGGATCTGTCTGTACACAATTCAGTTTGTTTTCTTAAGGATCGAAAACAAGAGGTGACTTCAAGGTATATCAAATATGACAACACTTAACATTTTAGGCTTAGGCTAGGGGCGGTAGGTCGTACCGTTTGTTAAAGAGTTTCGTTTCGATCTAGATTTGTCGCGATTCGGGATTCATTCTGCAGCTGCTTCGGTCTCTTATCTAGTAATAGAAATCCTCAACTTGTTCGGGCGACGTTCGGAGGATGAAGGCCGGCAGGAGCCTTCACCCTGCAACTTCTTCGCTGACAAAATCCAGCTTGACCACCTCCGCCGGCAGGCATTCCTCGACATCGACCTCGTTCTCCTGCACATTGATTCGATTCAGAGTCATCGAAACGTCCGGCCCGCACTTGAGACCCGTGCTGGCTGATGTGGAGGGGGTGGATGTTGTACTAACCACATCGTCGGCAATGGCCACCGGGCCCACCGCCCCCGTGCTCGGCGACAATACTGTGGTGACCGACGACGGCACGACTATTTGCGTTGAGACGGACGTTGCCACCGAGTGAACCGGAAGCACAAGCGACTGGGGCTGTTGCGCCGCCGCCGTTGTCGACGTGGGCTGCTGTATAATGATATTCTCCGTGATTGTCGGCGTgttggctgccgctgctgctgccgcggCCGCCGCCAGAGCAGCCGCCTTTTGCTGCTGCATTTGCTGGAACTGCTTGATGGTCACCGTCGTCGTTGTTGTCTGCGGCagttgctgctgatgctgctgtaGGAGGATCTGCTTGGGTTGCGTCACCAGCTGCACATGCTGGATACTGGCAGACATGTTCGAGTTCTGcggctgatgctgatgctggtgctgctgtaggGGTAGTTGCTGTACAGTCTGTGTCTTAAATACTTGAGGTTGGTGCTGATGGGactgctggagctggggcgctgtcggcagctgctgctgctggatgaCGGGCAGCTGGGGGACTGTTTGAATGACGTGATGCACCTGTTGGACAGGGACTTGCTTGGCAGGGATGCCGGCGTCCTCGAAGGCCTTCTTCTTCAGGGCTTGCCGTATCTGAGAGCTGCAAGAAGTGTGGGATGGGATAGCATTTTGTTAGTGTGCTGGGCCCCAGTATCGCCATGTTCTCTCGCTATGAGCACTTACACTGTACGGTTCTTAATGCTAAGACTGATTTTGCTAAGGTCGTCCGAGAAGCGCATAATCGACGAGTGCAACATGTCGATTTCCTCGTCCGTCCATTTACTGGGCGCCACATAGCGAGGGAACATGCAAAAACACCTTGATTAGCGCCTGGCGATCGAAAACAGACTCGGAACCGGCTTCAGAGCACACTTACCCGGACGGCGATTCGGCATTTGGATGCAGTTGCATGGTGAGGTCGCCCAATCTGCTGAAAGCTTGTCCGGCGGCCGTGAAAATCTCCCCAACCTGCGGATAAAAATGTCGTTTCACTTGGTGCAACATGGTGCAGCTGCGGGTAATTGCAACTCGTCTGCCGGCAGCTGTTGTTGTCGGCATTTACGTGCTTTGCAAATTCAAAACATACGCGCCCTCCGCCCCTGTCATGGAACAACAAATTTCCCACTCGAAGGAGGGAGACGAATGACACTTGAGGCACCGTGCCGCCACTTTCCCGCACAAATCAAATGCCGCCCACGGCGTTAGATTTGGTGTTTCACGTGGGGGCAGACGATATGACTGCGTTGCACCTACCTTTGTTGCCGAGTTCATGGCTGATTGCGTCGAATTAGCTAATTTTTTGCTAT
The sequence above is a segment of the Drosophila miranda strain MSH22 chromosome 4, D.miranda_PacBio2.1, whole genome shotgun sequence genome. Coding sequences within it:
- the LOC108163770 gene encoding regulatory protein zeste isoform X2; translation: MNSATKVGEIFTAAGQAFSRLGDLTMQLHPNAESPSGSQIRQALKKKAFEDAGIPAKQVPVQQVHHVIQTVPQLPVIQQQQLPTAPQLQQSHQHQPQVFKTQTVQQLPLQQHQHQHQPQNSNMSASIQHVQLVTQPKQILLQQHQQQLPQTTTTTVTIKQFQQMQQQKAAALAAAAAAAAAANTPTITENIIIQQPTSTTAAAQQPQSLVLPVHSVATSVSTQIVVPSSVTTVLSPSTGAVGPVAIADDVVSTTSTPSTSASTGLKCGPDVSMTLNRINVQENEVDVEECLPAEVVKLDFVSEEVAG
- the LOC108163770 gene encoding regulatory protein zeste isoform X1; amino-acid sequence: MNSATKVGEIFTAAGQAFSRLGDLTMQLHPNAESPSGKWTDEEIDMLHSSIMRFSDDLSKISLSIKNRTVSQIRQALKKKAFEDAGIPAKQVPVQQVHHVIQTVPQLPVIQQQQLPTAPQLQQSHQHQPQVFKTQTVQQLPLQQHQHQHQPQNSNMSASIQHVQLVTQPKQILLQQHQQQLPQTTTTTVTIKQFQQMQQQKAAALAAAAAAAAAANTPTITENIIIQQPTSTTAAAQQPQSLVLPVHSVATSVSTQIVVPSSVTTVLSPSTGAVGPVAIADDVVSTTSTPSTSASTGLKCGPDVSMTLNRINVQENEVDVEECLPAEVVKLDFVSEEVAG